Proteins encoded by one window of Fusarium graminearum PH-1 chromosome 1, whole genome shotgun sequence:
- a CDS encoding ammonium transporter MEP1 produces MSYVVPGPPTPFNGTNEELGGDSTTENLNQWYQSGDQAFILVSACLVLLMVPGIAFLYSGLARRKSALSMLWVVMMSFSVIVFQWYFWGFSLAFSTTSNNPFIGDLKHFGLRHVWGAPSVGSALIPALLYSFYQMMFCAVTAALTIGAVAERGRVIPSMVFIFFWATLVYCPLAYWVWNPSGWGFVNGVLDYAGGVPVEIGSGMSALAYSWVLGRRNEKMMMNFRPHNISLITLGTIFLWFGWLGFNGGSAFGANLRAVMACWNSCLTAMFAAMTWCILDFRLARKWSMVGWCSGTISGLVAATPASGFIDPWASIILGVVAGVACNFATKVKFLIRIDDSLDVFAEHGVGGIVGLIFNAFFARGSIIGLDGVNTGATGGFMDGNYVIIGWQIAAIVGASSYAFVMSAIIAKIIDLIPGLKLRASEEAELLGMDDDQHGEFSYDYVEVRRDFLAWSPQRGEPAEDGDVLEPTHGIHEHQSMMNPSESDDARKTPSLNTPDVIAPDAVINEKHA; encoded by the exons CCACCGAAAACCTCAACCAATGGTACCAATCTGGTGACCAGGccttcatcctcgtctcgGCCTGTCTCGTCCTTCTCATGGTTCCCGGTATCGCCTTTCTCTACTCCGGTCTTGCTCGAAGAAAGTCTGCTCTCTCCATGCTCTGGGTCGTCATGATGTCCTTTTCCGTTATCGTCTTCCAGTGGTATTTCTGGGGTTTCTCACTCGCCTTTTCCACAACTTCCAACAACCCTTTCATCGGCGATCTTAAGCACTTCGGTCTCAGGCACGTTTGGGGTGCCCCCTCGGTCGGATCAGCTCTCATCCCAGCTCTTCTATACTCTTTCTACCAGATGATGTTCTGCGCCGTCACTGCTGCTCTTACCATcggtgctgttgctgagcgAGGCCGTGTTATTCCTAGCATGgttttcatcttcttctgggcCACTCTCGTTTACTGCCCTCTCGCCTACTGGGTCTGGAACCCCAGTGGTTGGGGTTTCGTCAACGGCGTTCTCGACTATGCCGGTGGTGTTCCCGTCGAGATTGGCTCTGGTATGTCCGCTCTCGCCTACTCTTGGGTTCTCGGCCGCCGTAacgagaagatgatgatgaacttcCGCCCTCACAACATTTCGCTCATCACCCTCGGTACCATCTTCCTCTGGtttggctggcttggcttcaaCGGTGGTTCTGCCTTCGGCGCCAACCTCCGTGCTGTTATGGCTTGCTGGAACTCTTGCCTCACTGCCATGTTCGCTGCCATGACCTGGTGTATTCTCGATTTCCGTCTGGCCCGCAAGTGGTCCATGGTCGGTTGGTGCTCTGGTACTAtctctggtcttgttgctgccacTCCTGCTTCTGGTTTTATCGACCCCTGGGCCAGTATTATTCtcggtgttgttgctggtgtcgcCTGTAACTTTGCCACCAAGG TCAAGTTCCTCATCCGAATTGATGACTCTCTCGATGTCTTCGCTGAGCACGGTGTTGGCGGTATCGTTGGTCTCATTTTCAACGCTTTCTTCGCTCGCGGTTCTATCATCGGACTCGACGGCGTCAACACTGGTGCCACAGGTGGATTCATGGACGGCAACTACGTTATCATTGGCTGGCAAATCGCTGCCATTGTTGGTGCTTCTTCTTACGCCTTTGTTATGTCcgccatcattgccaagatcattgacCTCATCCCTGGTCTTAAGCTTCGTGCTTCTGAGGAGGCCGAACTCCTTGGTATGGACGATGACCAGCATGGCGAGTTCTCCTACGATTACGTCGAGGTTCGCCGAGACTTCCTTGCCTGGAGCCCTCAGCGTGGCGAGCctgctgaggatggtgatgtcCTTGAGCCCACTCATGGTATTCATGAGCATCAGTCCATGATGAACCCCAGCGAGTCAGACGACGCCCGCAAGACTCCTTCTCTCAACACACCTGATGTTATCGCGCCAGACGCcgtcatcaacgagaagcaTGCTTAA
- a CDS encoding siderophore iron transporter mirB has protein sequence MSALTKIREGLAREDNTHVAGTLAPHEKEIHETPEVVSEVGPDHDKEATAGAINPDDKGNDSDVPSEDVQNGVKEIQAITLTWGKGSLAALLCLIWTLFLISGFRGSFYLVLVPYVTSEWSAHSLMTTIPIVSDAMTAACYIPMAKALDVWGRAEGFLLMSGFATLGLILMAVSQNLATFCAAQVFYSVGWGGMIYAVGVLAADASNLRNRGLAFAFTSSPYMITAFAGSKAAAAFVIDVKNWRWGFGWIALVLPCVTIPLFLVLKVNLRKAFKNGTVTKTTRNRGFFGSIWWAFNEFDVIGIFLFGGGLVVFLLPFNLAGHAPNGWSTGYIIAMIIVGFCTLIFFGVWEYWLAPVPFLQGRFLLDRSVVAACMIDLTYQVSYYTWNYFFTSFLQVVVNLGPAEAGYVNSTFQVVSGVLLFIVGFLIRKTGFYKWTFYFAVPIYIFALGLMIHFRAPNQYVGYIIMCEIFISIGGAVFILVMQLAVLAAVAHQYVAAALATLYVAGGVGGAVGGAISGAIWTNSFIPQLIKRLPESEVANATLIAGSIVNQLAYPVDSPARLAIQESYGFAQIRMLAAGVGIASLFFIWVPMLRNIDVKKLKQTKGLVL, from the exons atgtCGGCCCTGACAAAGATCCGCGAGGGTCTCGCCCGTGAGGATAACACCCACGTTGCCGGGACTCTGGCTCCTCACGAGAAGGAGATTCATGAGACTCCCGAGGTCGTCAGTGAAGTTGGTCCTGACCACGACAAGGAGGCCACTGCTGGTGCTATCAACCCTGATGACAAGGGCAACGACTCTGATGTTCCCAGTGAGGACGTTCAGAatggtgtcaaggagatccAGGCCATCACCCTCACTTGGGGTAAGGGGTCTCTGGCCGCTCTTCTGTGTCT GATCTGGACTCTGTTCCTCATAAGCGGTTTCCGCGGTTCCTTCTATCTCGTACTGGTCCCTTATGTCACCAGCGAGTGGAGTGCTCATTCCCTCATGACCACCATTCCCATCGTATCAGACGCCATGACCGCAGCATGCTACATCCCCATGGCCAAGGCCCTCGATGTCTGGGGTCGCGCCGAAGGTTTCCTGCTCATGAGCGGCTTTGCCactcttggtctcatccttATGGCCGTTTCCCAGAACCTCGCCACCTTTTGCGCTGCTCAGGTCTTTTACTCTGTCGGCTGGGGAGGCATGATCTATGCCGTGGGTGTGCTTGCAGCCGATGCTTCCAACCTTAGGAACCGAGGTTTGGCTTTTGCctttacttcttctccttaCATGATCACTGCTTTTGCTGGTTCCAAGGCCGCTGCTGCCTTTGTTATCGATGTCAAGAATTGGCGATGGGGGTTCGGCTGGATTGCACTTGTCCTGCCCTGTGTCACGATCcctcttttccttgtcctcaagGTCAATCTGCGGAAGGCTTTTAAGAACGGCACAGTGACCAAAACCACTCGAAACCGCGGCTTTTTTGGTAGCATCTGGTGGGCTTTCAACGAGTTTGATG TGATCGGaatcttcctctttggtggAGGTCTCGTTGTCTTCCTTCTCCCATTCAACCTCGCGGGCCATGCTCCAAACGGCTGGAGCACCGGCTATATCATCGCCATGATCATTGTCGGCTTCTGCACTCTCATCTTTTTCGGTGTTTGGGAGTATTGGCTCGCCCCCGTCCCCTTCCTCCAGGGTCGTTTCCTTCTTGATCGATCCGTCGTCGCCGCCTGCATGATCGATCTGACTTACCAAGTCTCCTACTACACCTGGAACTACTTCTTTACGTCCTTCCTGCAGGTCGTCGTCAACCTCGGTCCTGCTGAGGCTGGGTACGTCAACTCGACTTTCCAGGTCGTTTCTGGCGTGCTTCTCTTTATCGTCGGCTTCCTCATTCGAAAGACCGGCTTCTACAAGTGGACCTTCTACTTCGCTGTCCCCATCTACATCTTCGCTCTCGGCCTCATGATCCATTTCCGTGCCCCTAACCAGTATGTCGGATATATCATCATGTGCGAGATTTTCATCTCCATTGGTGGTGCGGTCTTTATCTTGGTTATGCAGCTCGCTGTCCTGGCTGCTGTTGCCCATCAATATGTTGCTGCTGCGCTCGCTACGCTATATGTCGCTGGAGGCGTCGGCGGTGCTGTTGGAGGCGCTATCTCAGGTGCCATCTGGACAAACAGTTTTATTCCTCAGCTCATCAAGAGACTTCCCGAATCCGAGGTGGCCAATGCAACTCTTATTGCAGGAAGCATTGTAAACCAGCTTGCATACCCCGTTGACAGTCCTGCTCGACTTGCTATTCAGGAGTCGTACGGCTTTGCCCAGATCAGAATGCTGGCTGCGGGCGTTGgaattgcttctttgttcttcattTGGGTTCCCATGCTGAGGAAcattgatgtcaagaagctcaagcagaccaagggtcttgtcCTTTAA